A genomic window from Vigna radiata var. radiata cultivar VC1973A chromosome 2, Vradiata_ver6, whole genome shotgun sequence includes:
- the LOC106755739 gene encoding (-)-germacrene D synthase-like produces the protein MVPSSSSSSLPIFSHDTKPNLNFPRHTATFHPSIWGNYFLSSDSIYEDDSDIKQVTLLKEYVRTMIVSPVDNNFLFKLNIINSVQHLGVSYHFEHEIDETLHQIYEISTKENNIISYNDDLHHLALLFRLLRQQGYPISSDVFCKFKDQAGKFKESIVNDVDGMLRLYEASQLRFHGEEILEEAYSFTLIELTKSLTTKLSPFLSGLVHHSIGQELRKGMPRLEARYYISFYQQDPSHNECLLTFAKLDFNMLQKLHRKEVSSMTKWWVKDLNVSTNFPFVRDRIVEVCFWIVGVYYEPQYCLARSILNKVVAMTSIIDDVYDAYGTIDELEIFTNAIERWDISSLVDLPEYMKLCYKALLDIFEETEQELRMQGKEYFVKYSKNEMKRLIQAYLTESRWFNSNHTPTVEEYMEVATVTSTYAMLTTVSFLGMEDTTEEVLIWATSHPKIIEAASVIARIMDDIVGSEFEHERGHVVSSVDCYMMQYNSSRENAIKELHKLVESAWKDINEECLNPTQIPMKFLMRVLNLARMMDVLYKEHDNYTNSEGVMKDYINAVLVNKVPTQIS, from the exons ATGgtaccatcatcatcatcatcatcacttccTATTTTCTCACATGATACCAAACCCAACTTAAACTTCCCTCGGCACACCGCAACTTTTCATCCTTCCATTTGGGGGAATTATTTCCTTTCCTCTGATTCTATTTAT GAAGATGATAGCGACATCAAACAAGTTACACTATTAAAAGAATATGTGAGGACGATGATTGTCTCTCCTGTTGATAACAATTTCCTCTTTAAATTAAACATCATCAACTCAGTCCAACATTTAGGTGTTTCTTATCATTTTGAACATGAAATTGATGAAACATTGcatcaaatttatgaaatttcaaCAAAGGAGAACAACATAATAAGTTACAATGATGATCTTCATCATCTTGCTTTACTCTTCCGGTTGCTTAGACAACAAGGATATCCTATTTCATCGG ATGTATTTTGCAAATTCAAGGATCAAGCAGGAAAGTTTAAGGAAAGCATTGTGAATGATGTAGACGGAATGTTGAGGTTGTATGAAGCATCCCAATTAAGATTCCATGGAGAAGAGATACTGGAAGAGGCATATAGTTTCACTCTTATTGAGTTAACTAAGTCATTAACTACCAAATTAAGCCCCTTTCTTTCTGGGTTAGTGCATCATAGCATAGGACAAGAACTTCGCAAGGGAATGCCTAGGTTGGAGGCaagatattatatatctttctaCCAACAAGATCCTTCACATAATGAATGTCTGTTAACCTTTGCAAAACTAGATTTTAATATGTTGCAGAAGCTCCATCGAAAAGAAGTCAGCAGCATGACCAA GTGGTGGGTTAAAGATTTGAATGTCTCGACCAATTTTCCCTTTGTACGAGATAGGATTGTGGAAGTTTGCTTTTGGATTGTTGGAGTCTATTATGAGCCGCAATACTGCCTTGCTCGAAGTATACTGAATAAAGTGGTTGCCATGACATCCATAATTGATGATGTGTATGATGCCTATGGAACCATTGATGAACTAGAGATTTTCACCAATGCAATAGAAAG GTGGGATATCTCCTCATTGGTTGATCTCCCAGAATATATGAAATTATGTTATAAGGCACTTTTGGATATTTTTGAAGAAACAGAGCAGGAGTTGAGAATGCAAGGAAAAGAATACTTCGTCAAGTATTCTAAAAATGAA ATGAAAAGATTAATCCAAGCATACCTTACTGAGTCAAGATGGTTTAATTCAAACCACACACCAACAGTAGAAGAGTATATGGAAGTTGCAACTGTGACAAGCACTTATGCTATGTTGACAACTGTATCTTTCTTGGGCATGGAAGACACAACAGAGGAGGTCCTCATATGGGCAACGAGTCACCCAAAAATTATTGAAGCTGCTTCAGTTATTGCTAGGATCATGGATGACATTGTTGGAAGTGAG TTTGAGCATGAAAGAGGGCACGTTGTCTCAAGCGTAGATTGCTATATGATGCAATATAATAGTTCAAGGGAAAATGCGATTAAAGAACTGCATAAGTTGGTGGAGAGTGCTTGGAAGGACATTAATGAAGAATGCCTTAATCCTACTCAAATACCAATGAAGTTTCTCATGCGTGTTCTTAACCTTGCACGAATGATGGACGTACTTTACAAAGAACATGATAATTATACAAATTCGGAAGGAGTAATGAAGGATTATATCAATGCTGTACTAGTTAATAAGGTGCCCACACAAATAAGCTAA